Within the Bacillus sp. FSL K6-3431 genome, the region CAGGATCAACCCACTATTGCCAGCGTTTTCAATGATGCCGGATATGATACAGCCTATTTTGGCAAATGGCATATTGATGGATTCAAAGAAGAAGAGGGAAGAGCAGCACATCATATTATTCCACCTGAGAGAAGGGGTGGGTTTAAAAAATGGCTTGGCTATGAAAATAATAATAGTCAATGGGATTGTTGGGTACATGGCGGAGAAGGAGAAGATGCTGTTCATTATCGTCTTCCAGGATTTGAAACAGACGAGTTGACAAATTTATTTACCAACTATATTCATGATAAAGGTGTAGAAAAGCAACAAGGAGATACAAGTCAATTTTTTGCTGTCTTATCTGTGCAGCCACCACATGACCCGTATATTGCTCCGGAAAACTTTCGAAAGAGCCATACTCCTGGTGATATTCAATTAAGACTGAATGTTCCCGCAGTGACACGAGTGGTAAGTCAAGCTAGAAAAGATCTATCAGGATATTATGCCATGATTGAAAACTTAGATTGGAATGTGGGAATAATCCAAAAGGCTTTACATGATAACGATCTGGATTTTGATACCCACATCATATTTTTCAGTGATCATGGTGATCTTCATGGGTCACATGGGCAATTCAAAAAGATGAGCCCGTATGAGGAAGCGATCAGAGTTCCGTTTATAATTGGTGGGGAACAACCATTTTATGAGG harbors:
- a CDS encoding sulfatase family protein, giving the protein MKRKNVIWIFGDQHRAQALGCNNDPNVHTPNIDNLAASGVSFSNAISGYPLCCPARGSILTSRYPHKCVPGHEHRLPQDQPTIASVFNDAGYDTAYFGKWHIDGFKEEEGRAAHHIIPPERRGGFKKWLGYENNNSQWDCWVHGGEGEDAVHYRLPGFETDELTNLFTNYIHDKGVEKQQGDTSQFFAVLSVQPPHDPYIAPENFRKSHTPGDIQLRLNVPAVTRVVSQARKDLSGYYAMIENLDWNVGIIQKALHDNDLDFDTHIIFFSDHGDLHGSHGQFKKMSPYEEAIRVPFIIGGEQPFYEGRKTGDCPVPFNHVDIAPTSLGLCGIEKPDWMEGTDFSSYRLENSPVDTEPDSAFLQSVIPTGHGDSVDKPWRGIVTDDGWKYVCFEGVPWLMFNLNEDPFELVNLAHNTLFFEKRKQLNERLIKWIEDTGDAFLLPSYE